The Solanum lycopersicum chromosome 9, SLM_r2.1 genome window below encodes:
- the LOC101255129 gene encoding E3 ubiquitin-protein ligase PRT6 isoform X2, with translation MEVDSAPAPETKMTSPQEFILKRLENLGVPAENLEHRQPGLIVYVKNNKSQIEELVSALLPTNEEAMDSITDMQTDSPKSTGSSAIKDLFHESMTWLQWLMFEGEPRRALDHLANIGQRGVCGAIWGNNDIAYRCRTCEHDPTCAICVPCFQNGNHKDHDYSVIYTGGGCCDCGDVTAWKREGFCSKHKGAEKIQPLPEGCANSLGPVLDSLLSCWRKGLLFAESLSEQSPRLNSQATEYKGITDALTSAVIEMLLGFCKDSESLLCFISRRVFSSEGLLDVLVRAERFLISGYVVRKLHELFLKMLGEPQFKYEFAKVFLSYYPTVVNDAVKEINDTVFQKYPLLSTFSVQIFTVPTLTPRLVKEMNLLAMLLDCYGDILISCAEENGRLKVNKWGNLYETTLRVVEDIRFVMSHSAVPRYVVRDRRDILRRWMKLLTFVQGMNPQKRETGIHVEDEGDNMHLPFVLGHTIANIHSLLVGGAFSISSTEDADDALFNTHIQDFDDQDSERLAKVGRLSQESSVSSVVGRSPPEHVFMTPESKSDSSPVPSSVLWLTFECLKAIENWLGVDNTLGPLLHILSPKTITSSGNNFFALKRTHSKFSRGRQIIRSNSPSDGIGLPSSTEGCNKQYSYSSPTGGVSLKCGQDLAQETANFGGSDNNMLQTDYALELEAFRVLSFSDWPDIAYKVSLQDISVHIPLHRLLSMVLQRALRQCYGETSVGGSCSNSSSAVDHDFFGHILGGCHPLGFSAFIMEHALRIKVFCAQVHAGMWRRNVDAAILSCEWYRSVRWSEQGLELDLFLLQCCAALGPADQYVTRILERFELLDYLSLDLKRPNEYEPTIVQEMLTLIIQIVKERRFSGLSPSECLQRELVYKLSTGDATRSQLVKSLPRDLSKIDRLQEVLDRVAVYSNPSGINQGIYKLRTSYWKELDLYHPRWNSKELQVAEERYMQFCKVSALTSQLPKWTNIYPPLGGIAKIATCKTVLQIVRAIVFYAVFSDKSNASRAPDGVLLKALHLLSLALDICYMHGGSGDHSCFGDDVIPIVALASEEFSLSKYGDQSLLSLLVLLMRKYRKENDFVEAGIFNLSSMIGSLLKKFAELQFGCKMKLQDLAPEVVNQLSQSVSTGDTKNLESVSDSDKRKAKARERQAAIMEKMRAQQSKFLKSIDFSAEAAPDDSKLSKERSDSVICSLCHDPNSKSPLSYLILLEKSRLLTFTNRGPPSWKRTQNFGKELESSAQRMTNVSSQRSILSSSQEVISSPWLTQLIQNAINEYALEGKTKDVGAFFEYIRARFPALKIQLPCTSSNVDEDTDFSLEMLEEEIYLLIQERMDANSWHWDLSRNGKKISAGGGGGDGESLLLGKYISSLAGENVDSPASESAPKTQLESRMPLTAYEGFGPSDCDRIYLSSCGHAVHQGCLDRYLSSLKERYTRRIVFEGGHIVDPDQGEFLCPVCRGLANSVLPTLPVDSGRFTSLHSSSSPSDAVGLSSSSSAVVDALQFKEALFLLQSAADVSGSIEIIQRLPLRQFGRMRVNLESSYRVLCGMYFPDNDKISESGRLSHSLILYDTLKYSLISTEIATRSGKTSLAPNYSLRALYKELQSSNGFILALLLSIVQSTRTNNSLTVLLRLRGIQLFAESICSGTSANEISDPSVGGNMQAILECAETENQYPDIQFWRWSADPVLAHDAFSSLMWIIYCLPCPLLSCEDAFLTLVHLFYAVAVTQAIITYCRKRQCGLLELGCDDSLVTDIYKVIEEQGVAHQYFESNFIEISYDIKDAIRSLTFPYLRRCALLWKLLHSSRVVPFNDGTNILDGSAYSTNELMECGENNAAELYQIEKLEKILKIPSLDNVLNDVTIRLVVQKWLNHFYKHFETRGLKGALYSTPAAPFKLMLLPHLYQDLLQRYIKQKCPDCGAVQKDPALCLLCGKLCSASWKTCCRESGCQTHAMACGAVTGVFLLIRKTTVLLQRSARQAPWPSPYLDVFGEEDIDMHRGKPLYLNEERYAALTHMTVRICSPE, from the exons ATGGAGGTTGATTCTGCGCCGGCGCCGGAGACGAAGATGACAAGTCCGCAGGAATTTATTCTTAAG AGGCTTGAGAATCTTGGAGTTCCTGCAGAAAATTTAGAGCACCGACAGCCTggtttaattgtttatgtgaaGAATAACAAGTCTCAAATTGAAGAGCTTGTCTCTGCTCTTTTGCCTACTAATGAAGAGGCAATGGACAGTATTACAGATATGCAGACGGATTCTCCAAAATCAACAGGCAGCTCAGCCATTAAAGATTTATTTCACGAAAGTATGACGTGGTTACAATGGTTGATGTTTGAAGGGGAACCAAGAAGAGCACTAGATCACCTAGCTAACATTGGCCAGCGTGGTGTTTGTGGGGCTATTTGGGGGAACAATGATATTGCATACCGTTGCCGTACATGTGAGCATGATCCAACATGTGCAATATGTGTTCCATGTTTCCAGAATGGAAACCACAAAGACCATGATTACTCAGTCATATATACAGGCGGTGGCTGCTGTGATTGTGGAGATGTAACTGCGTGGAAACGTGAAGGGTTTTGTTCCAAGCATAAAGGCGCGGAGAAGATACAACCTCTTCCGGAAGGGTGTGCTAATTCTTTAGGCCCTGTTCTTGATTCCTTGCTTTCTTGTTGGAGAAAAGGGCTCCTATTTGCGGAAAGCCTCTCGGAGCAAAGTCCAAGACTAAATAGTCAGGCAACTGAGTATAAAGGTATCACAGATGCGTTGACATCAGCAGTGATAGAGATGCTCTTGGGTTTCTGCAAGGATAGTGAAAGTTTGCTTTGTTTTATCTCTAGGAGGGTATTCTCTTCAGAAGGTTTATTAGATGTTCTGGTGAGGGCAGAGAGGTTCTTGATCAGTGGTTATGTTGTCAGGAAGCTCCATGAATTGTTCTTGAAAATGTTGGGTGAACCTCAATTCAAATATGAGTTTGCTAAAGTATTTCTGAGCTATTACCCAACTGTTGTGAATGACGCAGTCAAGGAAATTAATGATACAGTCTTCCAAAAATATCCACTTCTCTCAACTTTTTCTGTGCAGATATTTACGGTGCCTACTTTGACCCCACGTCTAGTGAAGGAAATGAATCTTTTAGCCATGCTGCTGGACTGTTATGGGGACATACTTATATCTTGTGCAGAGGAAAATGGTAGATTGAAG GTCAATAAATGGGGAAATTTGTATGAAACTACTCTTCGTGTGGTTGAAGACATACGATTTGTCATGAGTCATTCTGCTGTACCCAGATATGTGGTCCGTGATAGGCGAGATATACTTAGGAGGTGGATGAAGCTGTTGACTTTTGTACAAGGCATGAACCCTCAAAAGAGAGAAACTGGCATCCATGTAGAAGATGAGGGTGATAATATGCATTTGCCTTTTGTTCTGGGTCATACAATTGCAAATATTCATTCTCTATTGGTGGGTGGTGCATTCTCTATTAGTAGCACTGAAGATGCTGATGATGCTTTGTTCAACACGCATATACAAGATTTTGATGACCAAGATAGTGAAAGACTTGCAAAAGTTGGAAGGCTATCACAGGAAAGTTCTGTTAGTAGCGTGGTTGGGAGGAGTCCACCAGAACATGTATTTATGACTCCTGAGTCAAAATCTGATAGTTCTCCGGTACCGTCATCTGTTCTATGGTTGACATTTGAGTGCCTGAAGGCCATTGAGAATTGGTTGGGAGTGGATAACACATTAGGACCTCTCCTTCACATCTTATCTCCGAAAACAATCACTAGTTCTGGAAATAATTTCTTTGCACTGAAAAGAACACACTCGAAGTTTAGCAGGGGCAGGCAAATTATTAGATCTAATAGTCCTTCAGATGGCATTGGACTCCCAAGTTCAACTGAAGGTTGCAATAAGCAATATTCTTATTCGTCACCGACTGGTGGTGTTTCCTTAAAATGTGGACAGGATTTAGCCCAGGAAACTGCAAACTTTGGTGGTAGTGATAACAATATGCTACAAACAGATTATGCCCTAGAGTTAGAAGCTTTTCGGGTGCTGAGTTTTTCTGATTGGCCTGATATAGCATATAAAGTCAGTTTGCAGGATATATCAGTTCATATTCCACTCCATCGATTACTTTCAATGGTTTTACAGAGGGCACTCAGACAATGTTACGGTGAAACTTCCGTAGGGGGTAGTTGTTCCAATTCGTCATCTGCTGTCGATCATGACTTTTTTGGCCATATATTGGGAGGCTGCCACCCACTTGGATTTTCTGCCTTCATTATGGAACATGCTCTCCGAATTAAGGTGTTCTGTGCGCAGGTGCATGCTGGAATGTGGCGTAGGAATGTTGACGCTGCCATATTATCCTGTGAGTGGTATCGCTCTGTTCGTTG GTCTGAACAGGGTCTAGAGCTTGATCTATTTCTGCTCCAGTGTTGTGCTGCACTGGGCCCTGCTGATCAATATGTTACTAGGATTTTAGAACGCTTTGAGCTCTTGGATTACCTTTCCTTGGATCTCAAACGCCCTAATGA GTATGAGCCGACTATAGTTCAGGAGATGCTTACACTGATCATACAAATAGTGAAGGAACGGCGGTTTTCTGGGTTATCCCCCAGTGAGTGTTTGCAAAGGGAATTGGTATATAAACTGTCAACTGGTGATGCCACTCGTAGCCAGTTGGTGAAGTCTCTGCCCCGTGACTTGTCCAAGATCGATAGACTTCAGGAAGTTCTAGATAGGGTAGCAGTGTATTCCAATCCCTCTGGCATCAATCAG GGTATTTATAAACTGCGGACATCCTATTGGAAGGAGCTAGATTTATATCATCCTCGTTGGAACTCAAAGGAGTTGCAAGTTGCCGAAGAGAGATATATGCAGTTCTGTAAAGTATCGGCATTGACCAGTCAGCTTCCAAAATGGACGAACATttatccacctcttggtggaaTAGCTAAAATAGCCACTTGCAAGACAGTACTCCAAATTGTTCGTGCTATTGTATTTTATGCTGTTTTCTCTGATAAATCAAATGCGTCACGTGCTCCAGATGGTGTATTGTTAAAAGCATTGCATTTGTTATCTCTGGCATTAGATATTTGTTATATGCATGGAGGATCTGGTGACCATAGTTGCTTTGGGGATGATGTCATTCCAATTGTAGCACTAGCTAGTGAGGAATTTTCATTGAGTAAATATGGTGACCAGAGCTTGTTGTCTCTTCTGGTTTTGTTGATGAGGAAATATAGGAAAGAAAACGACTTTGTGGAAGCTGGAATTTTCAACCTCTCCTCTATGATTGGAAGTCTTCTGAAAAAATTTGCTGAACTTCAATTTGGATGCAAGATGAAACTGCAAGACCTTGCACCTGAGGTGGTCAATCAACTGTCGCAATCCGTTTCGACTGGTGATACTAAAAACTTGGAATCAGTTTCAGACAGTGATAAGCGCAAGGCTAAAGCTCGAGAGAGGCAAGCTGCTATAATG GAGAAGATGAGGGCGCAACAATCCAAATTTTTAAAGAGCATTGATTTCTCTGCAGAAGCTGCTCCGGATGATTCTAAACTTAGTAAAGAAAGAAGTGATTCAGTCATTTGCTCTCTTTGCCATGATCCAAATTCTAAAAGTCCTCTATCATACCTGATTCTTCTTGAG AAATCCAGGCTTTTGACTTTCACCAATAGAGGGCCTCCTTCATGGAAAAGAACTCAAAATTTTGGGAAAGAACTGGAATCTTCTGCTCAAAGGATGACAAATGTCTCATCTCAAAGGAGCATTTTATCAAGCAGTCAAGAAGTGATTTCATCTCCTTGGTTGacacaattgattcaaaatgcAATAAATGAATATGCTCTAGAAGGGAAAACTAAGGATGTAGGagcattttttgaatatattaggGCAAGGTTCCCAGCATTGAAGATTCAACTGCCTTGCACATCCAGCAATGTCGATGAAGACACAGATTTTTCTCTAGAGATGCTAGAAGAAGAAATATACTTGTTGATTCAGGAAAGAATGGATGCCAATTCTTGGCACTGGGACCTCTCAAGAAATGGTAAGAAAATTTCTGCAGGGGGAGGTGGTGGGGATGGTGAGTCTCTTTTGCTTGGGAAGTACATTTCTTCTCTTGCAGGAGAAAATGTCGATAGTCCTGCATCTGAAAGTGCACCCAAGACACAATTAGAGTCAAGAATGCCGCTTACAGCATATGAAGGATTTGGTCCCTCAGATTGTGACAGAATTTATCTATCATCGTGTGGACACGCTGTGCATCAGGGATGTCTTGACCGTTATTTATCATCTCTAAAGGAAAG ATATACCAGAAGAATTGTTTTTGAAGGAGGTCATATTGTAGATCCAGATCAG GGGGAGTTCCTCTGTCCTGTATGTCGTGGACTTGCCAACTCAGTCCTGCCAACCTTACCTGTAGATTCTGGAAGGTTCACATCCCTTCATTCATCTTCCAGTCCATCAGATGCTGTTGGCCTTTCATCCTCGTCAAGTGCAGTGGTAGATGCACTTCAATTTAAAGAAGCTTTATTTCTCCTACAAAGTGCTGCTGATGTTTCTGGAAGTATAGAAATTATCCAAAGACTTCCACTTCGGCAGTTTGGGCGCATGAGGGTAAACCTTGAATCTTCGTATCGTGTATTGTGTGGAATGTACTTTCCAGACAATGATAAGATTTCAGAATCTGGTAGACTTAGTCATTCTCTGATTCTTTATGACACTCTTAAGTACTCACTTATATCAACTGAAATAGCTACTCGATCCGGAAAGACATCATTAGCTCCAAACTACAGTCTTCGTGCCTTGTACAAAGAACTACAATCTTCAAATGGTTTTATACTTGCTTTGTTGCTAAGTATTGTACAAAGTACACGAACAAATAACTCACTCACTGTCCTCCTGAGACTCAGAGGCATTCAGCTGTTTGCAGAGTCTATATGTTCTGGCACTTCTGCAAATGAAATATCAGATCCATCTGTTGGAG GTAATATGCAAGCCATCTTGGAATGTGCTGAAACAGAAAATCAGTATCCTGATATTCAGTTCTGGAGATGGTCAGCTGATCCAGTTCTTGCACATGATGCTTTTTCTTCGTTAATGTGGATCATATATTGCCTTCCATGTCCATTGTTGTCATGCGAAGATGCCTTCCTGACTCTGGTTCATCTTTTCTATGCTGTTGCGGTCACTCAG GCTATAATTACCTATTGCAGAAAGCGTCAATGCGGTTTGCTTGAGTTAGGATGCGATGATTCTCTAGTTACTGACATCTATAAAGTAATTGAAGAACAAGGAGTTGCTCACCAATATTTTGAATCTAATTTTATAGAAATTTCTTATGACATCAAAGATGCAATTCGCAGTCTGACCTTTCCGTACTTAAGAAGATGTGCATTGTTGTGGAAATTGCTTCATTCTTCTAGAGTGGTGCCATTTAATGATGGAACCAACATATTAGATGGATCAGCATACTCAACCAATGAACTGATGGAGTGTGGCGAGAACAATGCAGCCGAGCTCTATCAGATTGAAAAGTTGGAGAAGATATTAAAGATTCCATCGCTTGATAATGTTTTGAATGATGTCACGATTCGTTTGGTGGTTCAAAAATGGCTCAATCATTTCTACAAGCACTTTGAAACTCGTGGTCTAAAGGGTGCTCTTTATTCCACTCCTGCAGCCCCTTTTAAACTGATGCTTTTGCCTCATCTTTATCAGGATCTCTTGCAGAG GTATATTAAACAGAAGTGCCCAGATTGCGGAGCTGTTCAGAAGGATCCTGCTTTGTGCTTGTTATGTGGTAAATTGTGTTCAGCAAGTTGGAAGACATGCTGCAG AGAAAGTGGGTGTCAAACTCATGCAATGGCCTGTGGTGCTGTTACTGGGGTGTTCTTGTTGATCAGA AAAACTACTGTATTGCTCCAAAGGTCTGCTCGTCAGGCACCGTGGCCGTCACCTTATTTGGATGTATTTGGAGAAGAG GATATTGACATGCATAGGGGAAAACCATTGTATCTAAATGAGGAACGTTATGCTGCCTTAACTCATATG ACGGTTAGAATTTGCTCACCGGAATAG